A genome region from Geobacter pickeringii includes the following:
- a CDS encoding AAA family ATPase produces MENLNVSGLVRLIGAGVNLVYVVTDNERRTEQVTVLAASRVKGAGTPCVWTCTDGLVRDGVAVEGSDDPVAALDFAIAQPGPLVFIFKDLTWFWGDNPYIIRKVKEFAHRGRGKVLIVLGEDETVPPAVRGELVILHQGLPTIDEIKAFLEQVRGRDQFLARSCEAEPGLIDDLVVAAQGLDLADIERGMRMARAAGGIAGSDLVMALFETKRTIIRKSGIMEFVINDASAEQVGGMENLKQWMERRERAFGLEGISSGANLPKGILMMGIAGCGKSLFVKAIASSWRLPLIRLDMAAVYDGSYGTPESSLRKAFKTAEAIAPCVLWIDEIEAGISSQGFKAEGGSASRILGSFLTWMQEKRAPVFVAATANAIEMLPAEVIRKGRFDEIFYVGLPDPKAREDIFRIHLQKQKLDAGVIDVPLMAGSTKGFSGAEIEQAVLSATFEALTERRPMTQQDLMAAISRTVPLSVTMAEQIKKIEAWAFKRAVPASGKFS; encoded by the coding sequence GTGGAAAACCTTAACGTAAGCGGTCTCGTGCGCCTGATCGGCGCCGGCGTGAACCTGGTCTACGTGGTGACTGACAACGAACGGCGGACCGAGCAGGTCACCGTCCTGGCCGCCTCCCGGGTGAAGGGGGCGGGGACCCCCTGCGTCTGGACCTGCACCGACGGCCTGGTGCGCGACGGTGTCGCCGTGGAGGGGTCCGACGATCCGGTTGCGGCCCTTGACTTCGCCATCGCCCAGCCGGGGCCGCTGGTATTCATCTTCAAGGATCTTACCTGGTTCTGGGGAGACAACCCCTACATCATCCGGAAGGTGAAGGAGTTTGCCCACCGGGGACGGGGAAAGGTGCTCATCGTGCTCGGCGAGGACGAGACGGTGCCGCCGGCGGTACGGGGGGAGCTCGTGATCCTTCACCAGGGGCTCCCGACCATCGACGAGATCAAGGCGTTCCTGGAGCAGGTGAGGGGGCGCGACCAGTTCCTGGCGCGGTCGTGCGAGGCGGAGCCCGGCCTCATCGACGATCTGGTGGTGGCGGCCCAGGGGCTCGACCTGGCGGACATCGAGCGGGGGATGCGGATGGCGCGCGCCGCCGGCGGCATTGCCGGAAGCGATCTCGTCATGGCGCTGTTCGAGACCAAGCGGACGATCATCCGCAAGAGCGGCATCATGGAGTTCGTCATCAACGATGCCTCCGCCGAGCAGGTGGGGGGGATGGAGAACCTGAAGCAGTGGATGGAGCGGCGGGAGCGGGCCTTCGGCCTCGAAGGGATCTCGTCCGGGGCCAACCTCCCCAAGGGGATCCTGATGATGGGGATCGCCGGCTGCGGCAAGTCGCTCTTCGTCAAGGCGATTGCCTCCTCGTGGCGACTGCCGCTGATCCGGCTCGACATGGCGGCGGTCTACGACGGCAGCTACGGCACCCCGGAGTCGAGCCTGCGCAAGGCGTTCAAGACCGCCGAGGCCATCGCCCCCTGCGTGCTCTGGATCGACGAGATCGAGGCCGGCATCTCCAGCCAGGGATTCAAGGCCGAAGGGGGGTCGGCGTCGCGCATCCTCGGCTCGTTTCTCACCTGGATGCAGGAGAAGCGGGCGCCGGTCTTTGTCGCCGCCACCGCCAACGCCATCGAGATGCTCCCGGCCGAGGTGATCCGCAAGGGGCGCTTCGACGAGATTTTCTACGTGGGGCTTCCCGACCCGAAGGCGCGGGAGGATATCTTCCGCATTCATCTGCAGAAGCAGAAACTCGATGCCGGCGTCATCGACGTGCCGCTCATGGCCGGCTCCACCAAGGGGTTCTCGGGGGCCGAGATCGAGCAGGCGGTGCTCTCGGCCACCTTCGAGGCGCTCACCGAGCGGCGTCCGATGACCCAGCAGGACCTCATGGCGGCCATCAGTCGGACGGTGCCGCTGTCGGTCACCATGGCGGAGCAGATCAAGAAGATCGAGGCGTGGGCCTTCAAGCGGGCGGTGCCGGCGTCGGGGAAATTCTCCTAG
- a CDS encoding MFS transporter, with the protein MLKGITANVLILGLVSFLTDVSSEMIYPLLPLFLTTVLGAGPAFLGMIEGVAESTAALLKLASGIASDRVRSRKSLVLSGYAISSLARPLVAAATSATAVLAIRFADRVGKGIRTSPRDALIADSTDPSLRGKAYGFHRAMDHAGALVGPLVATLLLTWFVKDLRTVFWLAAIPGGLAVLLIVVRVRETERRRSSNGSFLGFVPRGVLRRYLCVLLIFTLGNSSDAFLLLRAGELGVSPARIPLLWTFFHLVKMAGSTPFGSLSDRVGRRGVIVAGWGIYALSYAGFALATTEAACWLLFAVYGLFYAMTEGAEKALLADIVTPQERGGAFGWYNFAVGIGALPASLLFGFLWEKAGRTAAFGVGASLAAVAALLLLTIVREDPPRPVS; encoded by the coding sequence ATGCTCAAGGGGATTACCGCCAACGTCCTGATTCTGGGGCTCGTCAGCTTCCTCACCGACGTCTCCAGCGAGATGATCTATCCGCTCCTGCCGCTGTTCCTCACTACGGTGCTCGGGGCGGGGCCGGCCTTCCTCGGCATGATCGAGGGGGTGGCGGAATCGACCGCGGCGCTCCTCAAGCTCGCCTCGGGGATCGCCTCCGACCGCGTGCGCAGCCGCAAGTCCCTCGTCCTCTCCGGTTACGCAATCTCATCCCTCGCCCGCCCCCTGGTGGCGGCCGCCACCTCCGCCACGGCGGTCCTCGCCATCCGCTTCGCCGATCGGGTAGGGAAGGGGATCCGGACCTCGCCGCGGGATGCCCTCATCGCCGATTCCACCGACCCTTCCCTGCGGGGGAAGGCCTACGGCTTCCACCGGGCCATGGATCACGCCGGCGCCCTCGTCGGCCCCCTCGTCGCCACCCTCCTGCTGACCTGGTTCGTGAAGGATCTGCGAACCGTCTTCTGGCTCGCCGCCATTCCGGGGGGGCTGGCGGTGCTCCTCATCGTCGTGCGGGTGCGGGAGACCGAACGGCGGCGAAGTTCCAACGGGAGCTTCCTCGGCTTTGTCCCCCGGGGGGTACTCCGTCGCTATCTCTGCGTGCTCCTCATCTTCACCCTCGGCAACTCGTCGGATGCCTTCCTCCTCCTGCGGGCCGGGGAGCTGGGCGTGTCGCCGGCCCGCATTCCGCTTCTCTGGACCTTTTTCCACCTCGTCAAGATGGCCGGTTCCACCCCCTTCGGTTCCCTTTCCGACCGGGTCGGGCGGCGGGGGGTGATCGTTGCCGGCTGGGGGATCTATGCCCTCTCCTATGCCGGTTTCGCCCTGGCGACGACCGAAGCCGCCTGCTGGCTCCTCTTTGCCGTCTACGGACTGTTCTACGCCATGACCGAAGGGGCGGAGAAGGCACTCCTCGCCGATATCGTGACCCCTCAGGAGCGGGGCGGAGCCTTCGGCTGGTACAACTTTGCCGTCGGCATCGGAGCGCTGCCGGCAAGCCTCCTCTTCGGGTTCCTGTGGGAAAAGGCGGGGCGGACGGCTGCCTTCGGCGTGGGGGCATCGCTGGCGGCGGTGGCGGCGCTCCTCCTGCTGACGATCGTCCGGGAAGATCCTCCCCGCCCCGTTTCTTGA
- a CDS encoding B12-binding domain-containing radical SAM protein, protein MSNSHRNTFLSPDKNRRQLRCQLAKQLESGLVVDSIIRSRTGPCDGNRIPRILLIVPYYTRISRPLDIILDNIETKNSDITFREQSCSIVKSLKGVGITHLEEMKRAGIPMGLLRIGTSAKKTGYDVKIIDAVYEGWGDEKGYFTSTEGSSILLYGLSPEALKDKIKLFNPDVVAITCSYTHQWGNACEVADLVKQINSDVPVIMGGVHSNGLPSETLLTAPVDFVILGQADKTFPELLDVLTGRRSCQISEINGIAYRANGEVVHTKKRSFLSDITDIAVPDLSLVDLKLYSGRYHSAGERQLDHGFLVYGFSSFGCNTRCSFCTIPTVQGGWVSMKDQVFEQYLCYLKSQGVTEFMLEDDHLLHDPMWAISVFEKLKKFDLPWMEEGGVSLYNLIALLPEVSEEIIHSSANNESVFRNTISARRKGLTADKFIKAMADSQCYSIYLAVETANSESLDTSNKPKLNAFEAHTKKIVQLFKKYNIKTTCGLMLGFINPDENYFETQRHIENSINYGKMLMQAGATYINTFVFTPLPGAPHFSELRKYTINNTDEGFSHEFGSLDAPDGSWCRDTMSLARIAAIISTVGINGYEQIAKTGTWPISRD, encoded by the coding sequence ATGTCAAATAGTCACCGTAATACCTTTCTTAGTCCTGACAAGAACAGAAGACAGCTTCGCTGCCAACTAGCCAAGCAACTTGAGTCAGGCTTAGTTGTGGACTCAATAATAAGATCACGTACTGGCCCTTGTGATGGCAACAGAATTCCTCGCATTCTTTTAATTGTACCTTATTACACACGCATTTCACGACCGTTAGACATTATCTTGGATAATATAGAGACAAAAAATTCTGATATAACCTTCCGTGAGCAAAGCTGCTCCATAGTTAAGAGCCTCAAAGGCGTTGGAATCACGCACCTGGAAGAGATGAAAAGGGCTGGCATCCCTATGGGGCTTCTCCGTATTGGAACTTCAGCTAAAAAAACAGGATATGATGTAAAAATTATTGATGCAGTATACGAAGGATGGGGAGATGAAAAGGGATACTTTACAAGCACGGAAGGCAGTTCGATCTTATTATATGGCCTGTCACCTGAAGCCCTAAAAGACAAAATAAAATTATTTAATCCCGATGTGGTTGCCATCACATGCTCTTATACCCACCAATGGGGAAATGCCTGCGAGGTCGCTGATCTTGTCAAGCAAATTAATTCAGACGTGCCTGTAATCATGGGCGGCGTTCACTCAAACGGACTTCCATCAGAGACACTTCTAACTGCTCCAGTTGATTTTGTTATTCTTGGTCAAGCAGACAAAACATTCCCAGAGTTACTCGATGTTTTAACAGGAAGACGATCCTGCCAGATTTCAGAAATAAATGGAATAGCTTATAGAGCAAACGGTGAAGTCGTGCATACAAAAAAAAGAAGCTTTCTTTCCGATATAACAGATATTGCCGTACCAGACTTATCTCTTGTCGATTTAAAGCTTTACAGTGGCAGGTATCACTCCGCTGGAGAGCGGCAACTAGACCACGGTTTTCTGGTCTATGGATTTTCCTCTTTCGGCTGCAATACAAGGTGCAGCTTCTGCACTATTCCTACTGTTCAGGGTGGTTGGGTCTCCATGAAAGACCAAGTATTCGAACAATATCTATGCTATCTCAAGTCTCAAGGGGTAACGGAGTTCATGCTTGAAGATGACCACCTCCTCCACGACCCAATGTGGGCAATAAGCGTATTTGAAAAGCTCAAAAAATTTGATTTGCCATGGATGGAAGAAGGCGGTGTTAGTTTATACAACCTAATTGCACTCCTTCCTGAAGTGTCTGAAGAAATCATACATTCCAGCGCTAACAATGAGAGCGTGTTCAGAAATACGATTTCAGCCCGCAGAAAAGGACTCACTGCTGATAAATTTATTAAAGCGATGGCGGACAGTCAGTGCTATAGTATTTATTTGGCGGTTGAAACCGCAAATTCTGAATCGTTGGATACATCAAACAAACCAAAACTTAATGCTTTTGAAGCGCACACTAAAAAAATTGTACAGTTGTTCAAAAAATATAACATTAAAACAACCTGCGGACTAATGCTTGGCTTTATTAACCCAGATGAAAATTATTTTGAGACTCAGCGGCATATTGAAAACAGTATTAACTATGGCAAAATGTTGATGCAGGCTGGGGCAACATATATCAATACTTTTGTTTTCACACCACTTCCTGGTGCTCCTCACTTCTCAGAATTACGAAAATATACTATAAACAATACAGATGAGGGTTTTTCTCACGAATTCGGCAGTCTTGATGCGCCAGACGGCAGTTGGTGTAGAGACACTATGAGCCTTGCCAGGATAGCTGCAATTATCTCGACAGTCGGAATAAATGGGTATGAGCAAATTGCAAAGACTGGTACTTGGCCGATAAGTAGAGACTAG
- the yddG gene encoding aromatic amino acid exporter YddG, protein MKATMIGFSAILMWGMLALLTTLTNKVPPLQLTALTFTIAFVVGLLFWALKGADSSCFRQPMRVWLNGVCGLFGFHLFYFIALKNAPAVDASLISYLWPLFIVIFSALLPREKLHWFHLSGALLGFAGASVIILKGNTLNLKSEYIVGYVAAFICSLIWSAYSVISRKIGNSPTELVGGFCGVTALLSVTCHLLFESTVKLNFSEWLAVIAMGIGPVGAAFFAWDYGVKHGNIKMLGALSYAAPLISTMLLISFGRAEPSLNSAIACLMIVCGAALAALDTIKQYLGLNTIE, encoded by the coding sequence GTGAAGGCAACAATGATCGGTTTTAGTGCAATCCTCATGTGGGGAATGTTGGCACTGCTAACGACTCTTACTAACAAAGTCCCACCGCTTCAACTGACGGCTCTGACATTTACTATCGCTTTTGTGGTTGGACTACTTTTTTGGGCACTAAAAGGTGCTGACTCAAGCTGCTTCAGGCAGCCGATGCGTGTGTGGCTGAATGGAGTCTGCGGACTTTTCGGATTTCATTTATTCTATTTTATCGCTCTAAAAAACGCTCCCGCAGTTGATGCGAGCCTTATTTCTTATCTTTGGCCACTATTCATAGTGATTTTTTCCGCATTGTTACCAAGAGAAAAATTACATTGGTTCCATCTCTCTGGAGCGCTTCTTGGGTTCGCTGGAGCATCCGTCATCATCTTAAAAGGGAATACGTTAAATTTAAAATCAGAGTATATTGTCGGTTATGTAGCGGCATTTATATGTTCATTGATCTGGTCCGCATATTCGGTCATTTCAAGAAAAATCGGCAATTCACCTACTGAATTGGTAGGTGGTTTTTGCGGTGTAACGGCACTTTTATCAGTAACCTGTCATTTGCTATTTGAAAGCACTGTAAAGCTAAATTTTTCAGAATGGCTGGCTGTCATAGCGATGGGCATTGGGCCGGTTGGCGCCGCTTTTTTTGCCTGGGATTATGGCGTTAAGCACGGAAACATCAAAATGCTGGGAGCTCTTTCATATGCTGCACCATTAATCTCTACTATGCTGTTAATCTCTTTCGGGCGAGCCGAGCCAAGCTTGAACTCTGCAATTGCGTGCCTCATGATTGTTTGTGGTGCTGCACTCGCTGCATTAGATACAATTAAGCAATACCTCGGATTAAACACTATAGAATGA
- a CDS encoding surface-adhesin E family protein, which translates to MKTVTVLGLLFILICFSAGAASAAEGAWVLVDEDPMLSNYYYDETSVAEVDGDLVAVRTKAVYTEDGRDDALDTIGHPRGFEDLSSTAFLYIIDCPGNMSRLEKITHYDSKGRAIKSYDLSGRTDWEPIDSETRMSLLHDAVCD; encoded by the coding sequence ATGAAAACCGTTACTGTTCTCGGCCTGCTGTTCATCCTCATCTGTTTCTCCGCCGGAGCGGCCAGCGCCGCCGAAGGGGCGTGGGTGCTCGTCGACGAAGACCCCATGCTCTCCAATTACTATTACGATGAAACCTCCGTGGCGGAGGTGGATGGCGACCTGGTGGCGGTCCGGACGAAGGCCGTCTACACCGAGGATGGCAGGGACGACGCCCTCGACACCATCGGCCATCCGAGGGGGTTCGAAGACCTGAGTTCCACGGCGTTTCTCTACATTATCGACTGCCCCGGCAACATGAGCAGGCTCGAGAAGATCACTCATTACGATAGCAAGGGGAGGGCAATCAAATCGTACGACCTCTCCGGCAGGACCGATTGGGAGCCGATCGACTCCGAAACCCGCATGAGCCTCCTGCACGACGCGGTCTGCGATTAG
- the speA gene encoding arginine decarboxylase has translation MERWSINDSAKIYNLPNWGADLFSINKKGNVCVHPSPTSKHSIDLRALVDDLIKRKIKPPILLRFMDVLQGRIAAINRAFKYSIEENDYPATYQTFYPIKVNQQRQVVEAIAKFGKRYNIGLEVGSKPELVIGISFATGNGIPIICNGYKDTEYIETVLYATKIGYDITIVVEKMFELEKIIALSKKTGIKPKLGIRVKLSSKGTGKWATSGGEDAKFGLRMSEIIAAIGLLEQNELLDRVKLIHFHIGSQITKIDKIKSALIEGTRVYAEMRKLGVGIEYVDIGGGLGVDYDGSKSSYFSSVNYSIEEYANDVIYQIKNICEDAGVECPNIISESGRATAAHYSVLVTNLLNTNTANVMPDFEETLNGAEKLAPTVKKLVDIYKSIDRYSLREDYHDTVQLIQEAVSLFNLGYLTLNERAMAEWLHGKILRKINGIVEKIKPIPEELQNFQLSLRQTYFANFSLFQSIPDSWAIDQLFPIVPIQRLNQKPDVMASIADITCDSDGEITSFVGENGRTKHLPLHKIRKDEDYFVGFFLIGAYQEILGDMHNLFGDTNAVHVTFNKKTGYKIDTVINGDATWESLKYVQYKGPEILKHVRDNLEKDVALRKVTIEESSHFLELLDRTLLGYTYLGE, from the coding sequence ATGGAACGCTGGTCGATTAATGACTCCGCCAAAATCTACAACCTCCCCAACTGGGGGGCCGATCTCTTCTCCATCAACAAGAAGGGGAACGTCTGCGTTCATCCGTCCCCCACGTCGAAGCATTCCATCGACCTGCGGGCACTGGTGGACGACCTCATCAAGCGCAAGATCAAGCCCCCCATTCTCCTCCGGTTCATGGATGTCCTCCAAGGGCGGATCGCGGCCATCAACCGCGCCTTCAAGTACTCCATCGAGGAGAACGACTACCCGGCCACGTACCAGACCTTCTATCCCATCAAGGTGAACCAGCAGCGCCAGGTGGTGGAGGCCATCGCCAAGTTCGGCAAGCGCTACAACATCGGGCTGGAGGTGGGCTCCAAGCCGGAGCTGGTGATCGGCATCTCCTTCGCGACGGGGAACGGCATCCCCATCATCTGCAACGGGTATAAGGACACCGAGTACATCGAGACCGTCCTCTACGCCACCAAGATCGGCTACGACATCACCATCGTGGTGGAGAAGATGTTCGAGCTGGAGAAGATCATCGCCCTGTCGAAAAAGACCGGCATCAAGCCGAAGCTCGGCATCCGGGTGAAACTCTCCTCTAAGGGGACCGGGAAATGGGCCACCTCCGGCGGGGAGGACGCCAAGTTCGGCCTCCGGATGTCGGAGATCATCGCCGCCATCGGGCTCCTGGAGCAGAACGAGCTCCTGGACCGGGTGAAGCTGATCCACTTCCACATCGGGAGCCAGATCACCAAGATCGACAAGATCAAGAGCGCCCTCATCGAGGGGACCCGGGTCTACGCCGAGATGCGGAAGCTGGGGGTCGGCATCGAGTACGTGGATATCGGCGGCGGCCTCGGGGTCGACTACGACGGCTCCAAGTCCAGCTACTTCTCCAGCGTCAACTACTCCATCGAGGAGTACGCCAACGACGTCATCTACCAGATCAAGAACATCTGCGAGGATGCCGGCGTGGAGTGCCCCAACATCATCTCCGAGTCCGGCCGGGCCACGGCGGCCCACTACTCGGTGCTGGTGACGAACCTCCTCAACACCAACACGGCCAACGTCATGCCCGACTTCGAGGAGACCCTCAACGGCGCCGAGAAGCTGGCCCCCACGGTCAAGAAGCTGGTGGACATCTACAAGAGCATTGACCGCTACTCCCTGCGGGAGGATTACCACGACACGGTGCAGCTCATCCAGGAGGCGGTGAGCCTCTTCAACCTGGGGTACCTCACCCTCAACGAGCGGGCCATGGCCGAGTGGCTCCATGGGAAAATCCTGCGCAAGATCAACGGCATCGTGGAGAAGATCAAGCCGATCCCCGAGGAGCTCCAGAACTTCCAGTTGAGCCTGCGGCAGACCTACTTCGCCAACTTCTCGCTCTTTCAGTCGATTCCCGACTCCTGGGCCATCGACCAGCTCTTCCCCATCGTGCCGATCCAGCGGCTCAACCAGAAGCCCGACGTCATGGCCTCCATCGCCGACATCACCTGCGACTCCGACGGCGAGATCACCAGCTTCGTCGGCGAGAACGGCCGGACCAAGCACCTGCCGCTCCACAAGATCCGCAAGGACGAGGACTACTTCGTCGGCTTCTTCCTCATCGGCGCCTACCAGGAGATCCTGGGGGACATGCACAACCTCTTCGGCGACACCAATGCCGTCCACGTTACCTTCAACAAGAAGACCGGCTACAAGATCGACACGGTCATCAACGGCGACGCCACCTGGGAGAGCCTGAAATACGTCCAGTACAAGGGTCCGGAGATCCTCAAGCACGTCCGCGACAACCTGGAGAAGGACGTGGCCCTGCGCAAGGTCACCATCGAGGAGAGCAGTCACTTCCTGGAGCTCTTGGACAGGACGCTCCTCGGATACACCTATCTGGGGGAGTAG
- a CDS encoding AraC family transcriptional regulator has protein sequence MEKASTAKTNAIRLNQSKILYFRPSDLSGIELLSCRDVGFDFPAHFHQAYCIWFNTSGGEQYSQRGYTNILQSACFSIVAPGEVHANRTIDHSSRNLMTFYIQPALLQTVSEQLGMTNSNSVEFKSGFYRDSECLDGLSRLFDILRHSTSTLEKESVLLESFRLLTDRHAVTKTCESAIGNEKMRVLGVIDLLHSHLSENISLSELSKSFDCTPYHLIRFFKKEKGLTPYAYLLRLRLERARELICQGRTLVDTALETGFADQSHLNRHFKALYGISPGEFKRQVSHGKSRFNEQ, from the coding sequence ATGGAAAAAGCGTCGACTGCAAAGACAAATGCGATCAGATTGAATCAATCTAAGATTCTCTATTTTAGACCATCGGATCTAAGTGGCATTGAACTACTATCATGCAGGGATGTCGGTTTCGATTTTCCTGCCCATTTTCATCAGGCATACTGTATCTGGTTCAATACAAGTGGCGGAGAACAATATTCACAGCGTGGTTATACAAACATTCTTCAGTCGGCATGCTTTAGTATTGTTGCCCCAGGAGAAGTCCATGCTAATCGAACCATCGATCATTCATCTCGCAATCTAATGACATTTTATATTCAGCCCGCTCTGCTACAAACTGTTTCAGAACAGCTTGGGATGACAAACTCCAATTCTGTTGAATTTAAAAGCGGTTTCTACAGGGATTCGGAGTGCCTCGATGGTTTATCCAGGCTTTTCGACATACTCCGGCACTCTACATCTACCTTGGAGAAAGAATCTGTTTTACTAGAATCTTTTCGTCTATTAACTGACAGGCATGCGGTTACAAAAACGTGTGAATCTGCCATTGGCAACGAAAAAATGCGAGTCCTCGGAGTTATTGATCTATTGCATTCACATTTATCAGAAAATATATCTCTTTCTGAGCTGTCCAAATCATTCGATTGCACTCCCTACCATTTGATACGCTTCTTCAAAAAAGAAAAAGGCCTAACTCCTTATGCTTACCTGTTGCGTTTACGGCTTGAGAGAGCCCGTGAGCTTATATGTCAAGGGCGAACCTTGGTAGACACGGCACTAGAGACGGGTTTCGCAGACCAAAGCCACCTAAACCGGCACTTTAAAGCCCTCTACGGCATTTCACCTGGAGAATTCAAGCGACAGGTGTCACATGGCAAAAGCAGGTTTAATGAACAGTAG
- a CDS encoding TetR/AcrR family transcriptional regulator — protein MAGDKRKQSLGPYDSTHERILETAVGLFSTKGFLGASTREIAHEAGVAEVTLFRHFSSKEALLEEILSRFSVLPALKAYIPKALELPYEEALASLADHLLDTLTQIKDWVRIMQSEVQRSPEKLLMIYHTFIDELFEAYASFFRELQQRGALGEFDPEYAARAFHGIVFCFFSLEEVLHRKHYKSTDRGEAIHQFMKIFTFGTIKQPAESV, from the coding sequence ATGGCAGGTGACAAGAGGAAGCAGTCGCTCGGGCCGTATGACTCCACCCACGAGAGGATCCTGGAGACCGCCGTTGGCCTCTTCTCCACCAAGGGGTTCCTCGGCGCGTCGACCCGGGAGATCGCCCATGAAGCAGGCGTTGCCGAGGTTACCCTCTTCCGGCACTTTTCCTCGAAGGAGGCGCTTCTCGAGGAGATCCTTTCGCGCTTTTCGGTCCTGCCGGCACTCAAGGCGTATATCCCCAAGGCGCTCGAACTTCCCTACGAAGAGGCCCTTGCCTCCCTGGCGGATCATCTGCTCGACACCCTGACCCAGATCAAGGACTGGGTCAGGATCATGCAGTCCGAGGTGCAGCGTTCGCCAGAGAAGCTCCTGATGATCTACCACACGTTCATTGACGAGCTCTTCGAGGCCTATGCCTCGTTCTTCCGGGAGCTGCAGCAGCGAGGGGCTCTCGGCGAGTTCGATCCCGAATACGCCGCCCGGGCGTTTCACGGAATCGTCTTCTGCTTCTTCAGTCTCGAAGAGGTGCTGCACCGCAAGCATTACAAGTCCACCGACCGGGGGGAGGCGATCCACCAGTTCATGAAGATCTTCACCTTCGGGACGATCAAACAGCCGGCGGAAAGCGTTTAG
- a CDS encoding cytochrome c, with translation MRKWLFVIMLLAMAALYSRQAIAERKENHKDYASSSLAECSSCHKGEGVAPNHDSDWVRGHRLVAQKAEKNCADCHDQAFCLDCHTGGGIDASPSTQNFRRDYKPKSHRSDFIEIHPIKAMDNPQSCTRCHSEQKFCIECHERFRPNDLQFQSHRRQFSNIQLSNVGPKHETFSPSQCQSCHPGGMLPTHNWSADHAVEARRNLQACQTCHSEGDVCLKCHSARTGLKVSPHPRNWDSVKGNYRDKSNGRSCVKCHDHF, from the coding sequence GTGAGAAAATGGCTGTTTGTCATCATGCTGCTGGCCATGGCGGCACTCTATTCACGGCAGGCGATAGCCGAACGCAAGGAGAACCACAAGGATTACGCCTCGTCGTCCCTTGCGGAGTGCAGCAGTTGCCATAAAGGTGAAGGGGTTGCCCCCAACCACGATTCAGACTGGGTGCGGGGACACCGGCTCGTGGCCCAGAAAGCGGAGAAAAACTGCGCCGATTGCCACGATCAGGCGTTCTGTCTCGATTGCCACACCGGCGGCGGCATCGACGCCTCGCCGTCGACCCAGAACTTCCGGCGCGACTACAAGCCGAAGAGCCACCGCAGCGATTTCATCGAGATCCACCCGATCAAGGCGATGGATAACCCGCAGAGCTGCACCCGCTGCCACTCGGAGCAGAAATTCTGCATCGAGTGCCACGAGCGGTTCCGGCCGAACGATCTCCAGTTCCAGTCCCACCGCCGCCAGTTCAGCAATATTCAGCTCTCAAACGTCGGCCCCAAGCACGAGACATTCTCGCCGTCCCAGTGCCAAAGCTGCCATCCGGGAGGCATGCTTCCGACCCATAACTGGTCTGCTGACCATGCGGTGGAAGCGCGCCGGAATCTGCAGGCCTGCCAGACGTGCCACAGCGAGGGCGACGTCTGCCTGAAGTGCCACAGTGCCCGTACCGGCCTCAAGGTAAGTCCCCACCCGCGCAACTGGGATTCGGTCAAGGGGAACTATCGCGACAAGAGCAACGGCAGAAGCTGTGTCAAGTGCCATGACCATTTCTAG